From Columba livia isolate bColLiv1 breed racing homer chromosome 32, bColLiv1.pat.W.v2, whole genome shotgun sequence, the proteins below share one genomic window:
- the DDR1 gene encoding epithelial discoidin domain-containing receptor 1: protein MGVLPLPLPLLLLAAGTQASGETQASERVTDGHLDLGRCRFALGMGDGSIPDSHISASSAWSDSTAAHHARLGRSDGDGAWCPAGPVFPAGDEFLEVDLGRLHLVTLVGTQGRDAGGHGREFAGAYGLHYSRDRHRWLRWRDRWGQQVIEGNEDPRGVVLKDLSPPLVARALRVYPRAPRAMSVCLRIELYGCPWDAGLVSYTAPQGQVMTFDPAPIVLNDSTYDGFSVGGLQFGGLGQLADGALGLDDFRRSRERRLWAGYDYVGWSRPPGPRPLLPMEFQFLQLRRFRAMQVHCNNMRALGVAAFREVACRFRSSAGGAWDAPLTHRLGGAGQDPRARSVTVPLRGRRGRFVQCRFAFAARWLLFSEVTFHSEVVEEVGVASGWPPAPPPDPSAVALASPEVPWPGDTPTNGTTPAPGAGQPVAKAEHSQPSILIGCLVAIILLLLAVIVLILWRQHWRRILGKARRRPWQDELRAQLSAPGDAVVINNATGAGRGPPRYERVPPAPGDYQEPAPPRPTRPPPPTAPAPLANPAYRLLLATYAQPMGGLARTPPDGAKPINTDGLVEPEGGAGAYAEADVTGGSAYALAGPAPGPAPSPALPAFPRRRLRFREKLGEGQFGEVLLCEVEDPQALPPSARPPELPPGRPLLVAVKVLRPDASKNARRDFLQEARTLGRLRDPHIVRLLGVVGGAGPLAIVTEYMEHGDLHQFLAGAQGHALSLGTLLRLGAQIAAGMRFLAARNFVHRDLATRNCLVGSGFRVKVADFGMSRQLYARHYYRVRGRALLPIRWMAWECILLGTFTPASDAWAFGVTLWEVLTRCREQPYGALSDEQVIGNARRHCQGLGAQEYLPRPPGCPPALHELMLSCWAREAPARPDFGQLHRSLCQHLG, encoded by the exons gccGCTGCCGCTTCGCCCTGGGCATGGGTGACGGGTCCATCCCCGACAGCCACATCTCGGCCTCCAGCGCCTGGTCCGACTCCACGGCCGCGCACCACGCACG gctgggcCGCAGTGACGGTGACGGCGCGTGGTGCCCGGCGGGTCCCGTGTTCCCGGCGGGTGACGAGTTCCTGGAGGTCGACCTGGGGCGGCTGCACCTGGTGACGCTGGTGGGGACGCAGGGACGCGacgcggggggacacgggcGCGAGTTCGCCGGCGCCTACGGGCTGCACTACTCCCGCGACCGGCACCGCTGGCTGCGCTGGCGCGAccgctggggacagcag GTGATCGAGGGGAACGAGGACCCCCGCGGGGTGGTGCTGAAGGACCTGTCCCCGCCGCTGGTGGCCCGAGCGCTGCGCGTCtacccccgcgccccccgcgccATGAGCGTCTGCCTGCGCATCGAGCTCTACGGCTGCCCCTGGGACG ccgGTCTCGTGTCCTACACGGCCCCTCAGGGACAGGTGATGACCTTTGACCCCGCGCCCATTGTCCTCAATGACTCCACCTACGACGGCTTCAGCGTCGGGGG GCTGCAGTTCGGGGGGCTGGGCCAGCTGGCGGACGGCGCGCTGGGATTGGACGACTTCCGGCGCAGCCGCGAGCGCCGCCTGTGGGCGGGGTACGACTACGTGGGGTGGAGCCGCCCCCCGGGGCCACGCCCCCTCCTGCCCATGGAGTTCCAGTTCCTGCAGCTGCGCCGCTTCCGCGCCATGCAG GTGCACTGCAACAACATGCGGGCGCTGGGCGTGGCCGCGTTCCGCGAGGTCGCCTGTCGCTTCCGCAGCAGCGCGGGCGGCGCCTGGGACGCCCCGCTCACCCACCGGCTGGGCGGGGCCGGCCAGGACCCCCGCGCCCGCTCCGTCACCGTCCCCCTGCGCGGGCGCCGCGGCCGCTTCGTGCAGTGCCGCTTCGCCTTCGCCGCCCGGTGGCTGCTCTTCAGCGAGGTCACCTTCCACTCGG aggtggtggaggaggtggGCGTGGCCAGCGGGTGGCCCCCGGCCCCACCCCCCGACCCCTCGGCCGTGGCATTGGCCAGCCCAGAGGTCCCCTGGCCGGGGGACACGCCCACCAACGGCACCACCCCGG cccccggggcggggcagcCAGTGGCCAAGGCCGAGCACAGCCAGCCGTCCATCCTGATTGGCTGCCTGGTGGCCATCATCCTGCTCCTATTGGCCGTCATCGTCCTCATCCTCTGGCGGCAGCACTGGAGGAGGATCCTGGGGAAG GCGCGGCGCCGGCCCTGGCAGGACGAGCTGCGGGCGCAGCTCTCGGCGCCGGGTGACGCCGTCGTCATCAACAACGCgacgggggcggggcggggccccCCCCGCTACGAGCGCGTCCCCCCGGCGCCCGGCGACTACCAGGAGCCCGCCCCCCCGCGCCCAACGCGGCCGCCGCCCCCCACCGCGCCCG CCCCCCTGGCCAACCCAGCCTATCGCCTCCTGCTGGCCACCTATGCCCAGCCAATGGGAGGGCTCGCTCGGACCCCACCCGATGGGGCCAAGCCAATCAACACGGATG GATTGGTGGAGCCCGAGGGGGGGGCGGGTGCATACGCTGAGGCTGACGTCACCGGAGGCTCCGCCTACGCCCtggccggccccgcccccggtcccgcccccagccccgcccttCCCGCCTTCCCCCGGCGCCGCCTCCGCTTCCGTGAGAAACTGGGGGAGGGGCAGTTTGGAGAG GTGCTGCTGTGCGAGGTGGAGGACCCGCAGGCCCTGCCCCCCTCGGCGCGCCCCCCCGAGCTGCCCCCCGGGCGCCCCCTGCTGGTGGCCGTCAAGGTGCTGCGCCCCGACGCCTCCAAGAACGCCAG GCGGGACTTCCTGCAGGAGGCGCGGACGCTGGGGCGGCTGCGCGACCCCCACATCGTGCGGCTGCTGGGCGTGGTCGGGGGGGCGGGGCCACTCGCCATCGTCACCGAGTACATGGAGCACGGGGACCTGCACCAGTTCCTGGCCGGGGCACAAGGACACGCCCTCAG CCTGGGCACGCTGCTGCGGCTGGGCGCGCAGATCGCGGCCGGGATGCGCTTCCTGGCCGCGCGGAACTTCGTGCACCGGGACCTGGCGACGCGGAACTGCCTGGTGGGCTCGGGCTTCCGCGTCAAGGTGGCCGACTTCGGCATGAGCCGCCAGCTCTACGCGCGCCACTACTACCGCGTGCGCGGCCGCGCGCTGCTGCCCATCCGCTGGATGGCCTGGGAGTGCATCCTGCTG GGGACGTTCACGCCGGCCAGCGACGCGTGGGCGTTCGGGGTGACGCTGTGGGAGGTGCTGACGCGGTGCCGGGAGCAGCCGTACGGGGCGCTGAGCGACGAGCAGGTGATCGGCAACGCCCGGCGCCActgccaggggctgggggcacag GAGTACCTGCCCCGCCCCCCCGGCTGCCCCCCCGCCCTCCACGAGCTCATGTTGAGCTGCTGGGCCCGCGAGGCGCCCGCGCGGCCCGACTTCGGGCAGCTGCACCGGAGCCTGTGCCAGCACCTGGGCTGA